GCAAGGTCCTGAAGAGGTCCTTGGACGAGCGCTACCGACCTCCTGGGGCATACACAGGCAAGAATTATTAATGTTAACTCAGATATGTTAACAAAAACAGATGTATTATACAGGTTCATCCTGAAATACATCTATGGGATTCTTATTTCTTGCAACAAAACATTATCACTAATATGGAGAGTTTGAGTGTGTATTTCAATACTTTTTTTCAAATACTTCATTATAGTAAGGTGTATTGTACTTTGTATGTGTGCTCTTTTGCAGGGGAGCTGATAGGTATGGAATACCTGTACAGTCAGTCAGGTAAATCCCTGACTGTCATGGATAACCAGGTGGAAGAGGATCGACTGGTGGAGCAGATGGAtgatgaggaggtgcaggatgAAGGCTTTGTGGAGGAGGAACCTGAGGACATCACAGTGCCCGTCCTCTATGACCCCTCTGAGACTGTCCCAGTTCACAGCAGTAGCCCCCAGGCCTTCAACCCCTCTAACTCTGCATCAGGACCACCCTCACCACAGCCATCCACATCCAGCCAAAGCCTGCCTCCACCACAGCAACCTCCTGGGCCTTCTCCTCAACATCCTGCCGGGCCTCCTGTGCACCCTCCTCTTCAGCACCCTGCTGGGCCTCCTCTGAACCCTCCTACACAGCGCCCTGCCGAGCCTCTTCTGGACCATCCTCTGCAGCACCCTGCCGGGCCTCCTCTACACCCTTCTGCCGAGCCGAGTGCAGCCTCTGACCCTACAACATCAACTGGGTCCAGTGATGCACTCCAGGCTCCCGTAAGTAGGCTACTCATTGGtactttttatttgcttttttccttTGAGATTTCACAtgctgttttatattttaatacttCTTTTTTGCAGGCTGCAGTTCTTGGACCCGATGGCATCGCTGGGTGGGATAAGGTCCAGAATTTGGCCGAGTACCTGGTGTCCATCCGTCAGGCACTCTACCTGGACGAGCAGCAGGTCACAGAGGTCATCCGCCTGTGGAGTGCTCTTCCTGATGGGGACAAGAGGAGGATCCAGCATCAGCCCAGACACCAGCCCAAGCTCGCCCACGGACGCTTCAAGGCCCCCATGAACACAGGAGTGACACCGGGTGTGGACAGTGTGAAGAGGTGCCTGATTGGTCATCCAGGAGGGCCGGCTCAGTGGCCCAGCACTAGTCGCTTAGTTGAGGCCATGTGCATCAAGCTTTGTGCACTGCACAAGTCTCCAACTAAGAAGGATGGAGTCCGCCTTCCTCGGTGGACAAAGGTGTTAAATGACTACCACCACATCCGAGACCTGGTGCTGAACTGCCACACCCTGATGGAGGCCACCTCTCTTCAACTTTTTGTACTGAATCAGAGGACTCTTACTCAGTGGTAAGCACAATAGTTTCAAAAATTGACATTTGAAAAGTACAGCAGTCATTTAATGATTAAAATTGTATGTTTGCAGGTTTAATCGAAGGGAGAACACCCAGGAGCTGAGTGTCCTTACCCAGGGTCTTGCTGCAGAAGACCGCATTGCTGTGGCCACTTCACAGCTTCCTGCTCCGCGGGAAAGGCTGAATGAGGCTCCCTCCACATCAGGGCCCCGACATGAGTTTGTCCTTCCTCCAAACAGAGCGGGACAGGCTCTTAAGCTGCGGCCGGGCAGACGACCTGCTAGTGCCACAGTTGTTCGGCCCATTgcaccagcagctcctcctcctcctcctcctctcccagcTCCTGCACCACTGCCCCCATCCTTTATAGTGAACCCTGTGCCGGTGGTCATGGGAGCAAGTGCAGGTAGCCCCTCTGCAGCTCCTGTCCTGGCTCcaactccagtgtttcctgCTGCACCAGTAGCTCCTGCTCCCACtgcctctgtgtctgtgtcccGCTTCACACAGAGGAACAGGCGACGCAGGGCAGAAGAGGAGGCCAGTGGAGCCCACAAAAGAAAGTATGTGCGTAATGTGGCATTCAACAAGTGCACCAAGTGTGGGCAGCCCAAAACAAAAGAGTTTGGCCATAGCCGCTTCGGGAGTGCCACTTTTTGCCCCACTTTCTCAGGTGGCAAATCTTTAGAGGAGTGGCTGGCAGAACAGCGCCAGCAGAAGAAACCAGGAAACCCACCCCCCTAATCTGGAGGTGGACACACACTTGTAAATATAACCATAACTATGTGTAAATACTGTTgatattgtttatttgtatatagTTTGCATGGTGttgtctttatttcatttatattactCAGTATACTGtattatatttccacattgtttattgttgtttattggtGGAAGTGTGTGAtgtctttactttgtttttgtaaataaatgctgtTCAAAGATTCCTATTCATCGCTTTGCTTTTAATTGCCTGAAGACTGGAGTTGCAGTGTTTACTTAACTGAGGTCAGGGGCACTGTAAATCACAGCAGCTTGTCTTTGAACACCAGGCTCCTGGGGGTCAGAGGAAGGTCAGGGCAGGTGCATGCTCCTCATATGAACTCTGACTCTGGTTCATTCAGAGGCTAttacaaatacatttacacTATTGTTACATTAATAACAAATAGTAGGctcaaataaataatttataataaaatatgtaTGCTTCAAGTTGACTAGACAGTAATTATATCTCATTTTAAACTATTTGCATTGTGCACAGTCACTTCTCTAGACCTAGTACACATTATATAGACTTTATTGCCAAATAAACGTTATATTTattgacaaataaataaaggtttggaaacagtttgtcaaaacaGTGTAACATTGTTAAACAATCCAGGAAGCAAATATATCTTGCATAGCTGAAATGTTATGGATGAAAGAATCTGCTCTATTGGGTGGGACTATATAATGGATACAATGTCGCGGAAGAATGGAACTGTTATAGTCTGTTCTATCTTCTCAAGAAGCGTACACACTTAGTACTGTTTCAACCCAACCGGGTGATAGACTTTAATAAAACTGTGGCGTGAAAGGTTCATTCAGCTCGGTCTGATAACTCGGGCGGTGTCACATAAAAACAAGTCCGTGTGTCAACATGGAACTAAACAATAGTTCCTATTGTTACAGGCACGAGCGTCTGCTTCAAACAAAGATCGTGGGATCGAATCAGACTCTGGTATACACGTCGTTTTTAATCTCTGAACCGTAGTATGCTCAAATGTTACTGGAGCATCCTCCATTCACTTTTCCGTGAAAACTCGCCTCCTTTTAACGTCATTTGCGTCTTTTTCGCGTGTGCCGGGG
This portion of the Acanthochromis polyacanthus isolate Apoly-LR-REF ecotype Palm Island chromosome 22, KAUST_Apoly_ChrSc, whole genome shotgun sequence genome encodes:
- the LOC127531972 gene encoding proline-rich protein 12-like isoform X2; translated protein: MESLSVYFNTFFQILHYSKVYCTLYVCSFAGELIGMEYLYSQSGKSLTVMDNQVEEDRLVEQMDDEEVQDEGFVEEEPEDITVPVLYDPSETVPVHSSSPQAFNPSNSASGPPSPQPSTSSQSLPPPQQPPGPSPQHPAGPPVHPPLQHPAGPPLNPPTQRPAEPLLDHPLQHPAGPPLHPSAEPSAASDPTTSTGSSDALQAPAAVLGPDGIAGWDKVQNLAEYLVSIRQALYLDEQQVTEVIRLWSALPDGDKRRIQHQPRHQPKLAHGRFKAPMNTGVTPGVDSVKRCLIGHPGGPAQWPSTSRLVEAMCIKLCALHKSPTKKDGVRLPRWTKVLNDYHHIRDLVLNCHTLMEATSLQLFVLNQRTLTQWFNRRENTQELSVLTQGLAAEDRIAVATSQLPAPRERLNEAPSTSGPRHEFVLPPNRAGQALKLRPGRRPASATVVRPIAPAAPPPPPPLPAPAPLPPSFIVNPVPVVMGASAGSPSAAPVLAPTPVFPAAPVAPAPTASVSVSRFTQRNRRRRAEEEASGAHKRKYVRNVAFNKCTKCGQPKTKEFGHSRFGSATFCPTFSGGKSLEEWLAEQRQQKKPGNPPP
- the LOC127531972 gene encoding uncharacterized protein LOC127531972 isoform X1; protein product: MESLSVYFNTFFQILHYSKVYCTLYVCSFAGELIGMEYLYSQSGKSLTVMDNQVEEDRLVEQMDDEEVQDEGFVEEEPEDITVPVLYDPSETVPVHSSSPQAFNPSNSASGPPSPQPSTSSQSLPPPQQPPGPSPQHPAGPPVHPPLQHPAGPPLNPPTQRPAEPLLDHPLQHPAGPPLHPSAEPSAASDPTTSTGSSDALQAPVSRLLIGTFYLLFSFEISHAVLYFNTSFLQAAVLGPDGIAGWDKVQNLAEYLVSIRQALYLDEQQVTEVIRLWSALPDGDKRRIQHQPRHQPKLAHGRFKAPMNTGVTPGVDSVKRCLIGHPGGPAQWPSTSRLVEAMCIKLCALHKSPTKKDGVRLPRWTKVLNDYHHIRDLVLNCHTLMEATSLQLFVLNQRTLTQWFNRRENTQELSVLTQGLAAEDRIAVATSQLPAPRERLNEAPSTSGPRHEFVLPPNRAGQALKLRPGRRPASATVVRPIAPAAPPPPPPLPAPAPLPPSFIVNPVPVVMGASAGSPSAAPVLAPTPVFPAAPVAPAPTASVSVSRFTQRNRRRRAEEEASGAHKRKYVRNVAFNKCTKCGQPKTKEFGHSRFGSATFCPTFSGGKSLEEWLAEQRQQKKPGNPPP